A stretch of the Thiomicrorhabdus xiamenensis genome encodes the following:
- a CDS encoding efflux RND transporter periplasmic adaptor subunit, with protein MQNDSQASNDMERLQQELQLDRQTKSKKWRWAFTVLFAVAVVYGFWLYVQSTPASGQPIYELGKVSKGDIRVTVSATGTLQPTNEVEVGSELSGKIDEVLVDYNDRVEVGQLLAKLNTDKLEAQVLQSKASLKVAEAGVLEAEATLQEAEAQYLRLQNIRKMSAGKLPSQADLLAAQASMQRAQAAKQTAVAQVEQAKASLEQYLTDIKKSAIVSPINGIVLIRSIEVGQTVAASMTAPVLFTLAEDLTKMELQVDVDEADVGLVEAGQRASFTVDAYPNQKFPATIKQVRFGSESTDGVVTYTTLLEVDNPDLKLRPGMTATSDILVKERLNTLMIPIAATRFTPELLGDGQEVQDKSVLDSLMPRPRSGSNMTVKKESVPQGYQRVWRLNQGLPEALLVKTGESSGRMVEVLEGELAEGGELIVGVEVPLQ; from the coding sequence ATGCAAAATGATAGTCAAGCCAGTAACGACATGGAACGTTTGCAGCAGGAGTTGCAGTTGGATCGTCAAACCAAGTCGAAAAAATGGCGTTGGGCGTTTACGGTTTTATTTGCAGTAGCGGTTGTCTATGGCTTTTGGCTCTATGTCCAGAGCACGCCGGCGAGCGGTCAACCGATATACGAGCTGGGGAAAGTCTCCAAGGGAGATATTCGAGTCACGGTTTCGGCAACTGGAACCTTACAGCCGACCAACGAGGTCGAAGTGGGCAGTGAATTATCCGGGAAGATCGATGAAGTTCTGGTCGATTATAACGACCGGGTAGAGGTAGGACAGCTGCTGGCGAAATTGAATACCGATAAACTCGAGGCACAGGTATTGCAGTCGAAAGCGTCTCTGAAAGTGGCCGAAGCCGGTGTCCTTGAAGCCGAAGCGACGCTTCAAGAGGCGGAAGCTCAATACCTGCGTCTGCAAAACATTCGTAAAATGAGTGCCGGTAAACTGCCGTCGCAGGCCGATTTACTGGCTGCTCAGGCCAGTATGCAACGCGCTCAGGCAGCAAAGCAAACCGCTGTCGCTCAGGTGGAGCAGGCGAAGGCCAGTCTTGAACAGTATCTGACGGATATCAAAAAATCCGCAATCGTGTCGCCGATCAATGGAATTGTGCTGATCCGTTCGATAGAGGTCGGTCAGACGGTAGCGGCGTCCATGACCGCACCGGTACTGTTTACCCTGGCCGAAGATTTAACCAAGATGGAATTGCAGGTGGATGTGGACGAGGCGGATGTCGGTCTGGTTGAAGCCGGGCAGAGAGCGAGTTTTACCGTGGATGCTTACCCGAATCAGAAATTTCCGGCAACAATCAAACAGGTGCGCTTCGGTTCCGAGAGCACCGACGGCGTAGTGACCTATACGACTTTGCTTGAAGTCGATAATCCGGATTTGAAATTGCGCCCGGGCATGACGGCGACGTCGGACATCCTGGTTAAGGAACGTTTGAACACCTTGATGATTCCGATCGCCGCGACCCGGTTTACGCCGGAGTTGCTGGGTGACGGTCAGGAAGTTCAGGATAAAAGTGTGCTGGATTCCTTAATGCCGCGTCCACGCAGTGGCAGCAATATGACGGTGAAAAAAGAGTCGGTTCCGCAAGGTTATCAGCGGGTATGGCGCCTGAATCAAGGGTTGCCTGAAGCACTGTTGGTTAAGACCGGCGAAAGCAGCGGGCGAATGGTCGAGGTGCTGGAAGGCGAACTTGCGGAAGGGGGTGAGCTGATTGTCGGTGTCGAGGTGCCTTTGCAATGA
- a CDS encoding ABC transporter ATP-binding protein, whose protein sequence is MNSQQAPLIEFNEVVKAYGKGGSEFLALKGVDFQIYQGEFVAIMGPSGSGKSTVMNVLGCLDTPTSGQYLFHGIHVETLNRDQRALLRRNYLGFVFQGFNLLARTSALENVELPLVYRGLKRSERHAAARKALELVGLQGWEDHAPGELSGGQQQRVAIARALVTNPKVLLADEPTGNLDTARSEEIMALLSRLNSDLGITVLMVTHEPEMAAYANRLIHFVDGKVERDQYQEAKQ, encoded by the coding sequence ATGAACTCTCAGCAAGCACCTCTGATCGAATTCAACGAGGTTGTTAAAGCCTACGGAAAGGGCGGATCGGAGTTTCTGGCTCTTAAAGGGGTCGATTTTCAGATTTATCAGGGCGAGTTTGTCGCCATTATGGGGCCGAGCGGTTCGGGCAAATCGACGGTAATGAATGTTCTTGGGTGTCTGGATACGCCGACATCGGGACAATATCTGTTTCACGGTATTCATGTGGAAACGTTGAACCGCGACCAGCGTGCGCTTTTGAGACGCAATTATCTCGGTTTCGTGTTTCAGGGGTTTAACCTTCTGGCCCGTACCTCGGCGCTGGAAAATGTCGAGCTGCCTTTGGTTTATCGCGGTTTAAAACGCAGTGAAAGACATGCGGCGGCGCGTAAAGCGTTGGAACTGGTCGGATTGCAAGGTTGGGAAGATCACGCGCCGGGAGAGCTTTCGGGCGGTCAGCAACAGAGGGTGGCGATTGCCCGGGCACTGGTGACCAATCCTAAAGTTCTGCTGGCCGACGAACCGACCGGGAATCTGGATACGGCGCGCAGTGAAGAGATTATGGCGTTGCTCAGTCGGCTCAATTCCGATCTGGGGATTACCGTTCTGATGGTAACGCATGAGCCGGAGATGGCAGCCTACGCCAATCGCTTGATTCACTTCGTTGACGGCAAGGTCGAACGCGATCAATATCAGGAGGCGAAGCAATGA